From the genome of Ralstonia insidiosa:
TTGAGCTGCTTGAGCAGCGCTTCCGGCACGGCCGGCACCGAACCCGACACGCAGATCACGTCGTACAGGCCATCGCCCCAGCCATTGGCGCCGCTGGCCCCAACCACGTCGACATTGGTGACGCTGTTGCGCGTGAGGTTGTCGCGGGCAAAGGCGATCAGTTCCGGCACGATGTCCAGCGTGGTGACCTGGCGGCCGCGATGCGCCAGCAGGGCAGCCATGTAGCCCGAACCCGCACCGATTTCCAGCACGTCTTCGTGCTTGCGCACGGCCAGCTCCTGCAGCACGCGGGCTTCCACGCGCGGGGCCAGCATGTTCTGGCCGCCGGCCAGCGGGATTTCCATGTCGACGAAGGCCAGCGCGCGGTAGGCCTCGGGCACGTAGTGCTCGCGCTTGACGACCGTCAGCAGGTCGAGCACGTCGGTATCGAGCACGTCCCACGGACGAATTTGCTGCTCGATCATGTTGAACCGGGATTTTTCGATGTCCATGGGCATGCCTTCCATGTGGAGCGCGTAATGCGGATAAGGGTTTGACGACAAACCCGGCATTTTAGCAAGTCCGGAGGACATTCCGGCAGAGAACCTCACGACTGGGTGCCCCCGTTGGCATCACCATCGACATCGGACGGGGTGCGCCACGGCTGCGCCGTGAGCGGAGGTGGCGGCGGAATCACAGCGCCGGGCACCGGATTGCGCAACAGGCCATGCAGCACCAGCGCCACCACATGCGTGATGAACGCCTTCGGCTCCAGCACCTTGGAGGCGCACGGGCCGAACGAGTGCTTCCACATCATCAGGAAGAGCATCGGGGCGGTCAGCGCCAGCGTGGTCAGGTCCACATCGGTTTCGCGGAACTCGCCCTGGGCCACGCCGCGTGCCAGGATGCGCGCGAACAGGCGATCGCAGCGTTCGATGACTTCTTCGTTGTAGTACTGCGCCAGATCGGGAAAGTTGCCCGATTCGGCCATCAGCAGCTTGGTCAGGCCCGAGGCAGGTGATTCGCCAATCAGCTCCCACCAGCCCATCAGGATTTCGTGCAGAAGCGCTTCGCTGGAGCCTTCAAACGTGTCGATCAGGGCTTCGCCCTCGGCCAGGGCGGGCAGCAGATTTTCCTGCACCACGGCCTTGAACAGTTCTTCCTTGTTAGCGAAGTACAGGTAGACCGTGCCCTTGGACACGCCTGCCGCCGAGGCCACATCTTCCAGCCGCGTGGCCGCATAGCCGCGCGCCACGAACAGGTTGAGCGCCGCCGCCACCAGCTCCTGTGGGCGGGCTTCCTTGCGGCGGGTCCAGCGTTTGGCGGAAGACTCGGGTTCTCGATCGGTCACGGCAGCAACTGCAAAAGTGGTGTCAGCCGGCGCACTTTGGCCACTGACTCACGGATAACTTACTTTCCGGTCATTAATGTACGCATGGTGCGAGGGTGGGTCAAGTAACATCGGAACGGTCAATCAGATTGGGCCTCGAATGTGCTGGTGCACAATAGCGGCTTTCCAAGCCAATTCGTTGACCAGGACGGCCATGGACTGCCGACCCCAGTGTGGTGCGTGTTGCATCGCGCCTTCCATCTCCAGCCCGATTCCCGGTATGCCCGACGGCAAGCCGGCCGGCGTGCGCTGTGCGCAGCTGGATGACACCAACCGCTGTCGCATCTTCGGCCACCCGGAGCGTCCGGCGGTGTGCGGCAGTCTGCAGCCCGAACCCGACATGTGTGGCGCCACGGCGGCGCACGCCATGCAGTTCCTGACTCGACTTGAGATCGCCACTGCGGCGCATTGATCCTTCATGACTGACTCCACGAAACCTGCCACTCGCTCGAACCGTTTCCGCTGGTGGGCCGGCGCGGCAGCTGTTGCGGTGGCCGTCGCTGTCGTGCTGGTCGCCTGCATGCCGACCGGCTGGACGGGTAGCGGCTATACCTTCTCGCGCGGCCAGATGCAGGAAGCGCTGGCACGCAAGTTTCCATTCCAGCGGCGCTTTCTCGGCTTCTTCGACGTCACACTGACCAACCCGCAGATTTCGCTGGACCCTGCACGCAACCGCATCGCCATCCAGGCGGATGCGAGCGTGGAAAGCGGCCTGCTGCGCCAACCGCTGATCGGGCCGCTGGCCATCTCCAGCGGCTTGCACTACGACTCGCCCACGCGTTCGATCCGCCTGGATCAACCCAGCGTCGACCGCTTCGATCTGCAGAACGTGCCAGGCGGACTGGGCCAACAGATCAGCGCGATCGGCTCGTTGATTGCAGGCCAATTGCTTAACGATTACGCGGTCTACACGTTCAAGCCGGAGCAGTTGAAAGTGGCCGGCATCGCTGTAGAGCCCGGTACAATCACGGTTTTGCCCGAAGGCGTGCACGTTCAGGCCAAGCGGCCTTGAAGCATTTGCTGTTGTACGCAGCACGCCCTGCGCCTCGTCTTTCTTCTCCTCCTCTGCTTACTGCATGGACATTGCACTCGTCATCAAAGCGCTGATTCTCGGCATCGTCGAAGGTCTGACCGAGTTTCTTCCTATCTCCAGCACGGGCCACCTGATCCTGGCCGGCCAGTTGCTCGACTTCAATGACGAGAAGGGCAAGATCTTTGAAATCGTGATCCAATTCGGCGCCATCCTGGCGGTGTGCTGGGAGTTCCGCCACAAGATCATCGAGGTCGTAAAGGGCTTGCCCAGCGACCCGCGCCAGCAGCGCTTCGCC
Proteins encoded in this window:
- a CDS encoding YkgJ family cysteine cluster protein — translated: MDCRPQCGACCIAPSISSPIPGMPDGKPAGVRCAQLDDTNRCRIFGHPERPAVCGSLQPEPDMCGATAAHAMQFLTRLEIATAAH
- a CDS encoding protein-L-isoaspartate O-methyltransferase family protein; this translates as MDIEKSRFNMIEQQIRPWDVLDTDVLDLLTVVKREHYVPEAYRALAFVDMEIPLAGGQNMLAPRVEARVLQELAVRKHEDVLEIGAGSGYMAALLAHRGRQVTTLDIVPELIAFARDNLTRNSVTNVDVVGASGANGWGDGLYDVICVSGSVPAVPEALLKQLKVGGRLSIFVGGAPVMEAQLITRISNTEYQTRNLFETYVTPLVGIPVPSQFRF
- a CDS encoding DUF1439 domain-containing protein, producing the protein MTDSTKPATRSNRFRWWAGAAAVAVAVAVVLVACMPTGWTGSGYTFSRGQMQEALARKFPFQRRFLGFFDVTLTNPQISLDPARNRIAIQADASVESGLLRQPLIGPLAISSGLHYDSPTRSIRLDQPSVDRFDLQNVPGGLGQQISAIGSLIAGQLLNDYAVYTFKPEQLKVAGIAVEPGTITVLPEGVHVQAKRP
- a CDS encoding TetR/AcrR family transcriptional regulator is translated as MTDREPESSAKRWTRRKEARPQELVAAALNLFVARGYAATRLEDVASAAGVSKGTVYLYFANKEELFKAVVQENLLPALAEGEALIDTFEGSSEALLHEILMGWWELIGESPASGLTKLLMAESGNFPDLAQYYNEEVIERCDRLFARILARGVAQGEFRETDVDLTTLALTAPMLFLMMWKHSFGPCASKVLEPKAFITHVVALVLHGLLRNPVPGAVIPPPPPLTAQPWRTPSDVDGDANGGTQS